A window of Mangifera indica cultivar Alphonso chromosome 11, CATAS_Mindica_2.1, whole genome shotgun sequence contains these coding sequences:
- the LOC123229393 gene encoding mechanosensitive ion channel protein 3, chloroplastic isoform X2, whose translation MTCTSSMQLSPRLKYYGNLGCCNVHAQQDAWSLYLLSRVCGPINPVSSRGDVFLCRSVLVPGGGNEIPVLKSAAVILTKSYDTLRGNPVVLQLIQAAGIIAFAAWGIVPLMRLGRVIFLNRTDSSWKKSSTNYVLTSYLQPLLLWTGATLVCRALDPVVLPSEASQAVKQRVLNFVRSLSTVLAFAYCLSSFIQQAQKFFMEKNGSDSSEARNMGFNFAGKAVYSAVWVAAVSLFMELLGFSTQKWLTAGGLGTVLLTLAGREIFTNFLSSVMIHTTRPFVVNEWIQTKIEGYEVSGTVEHVGWWSPTIIRGDDREAVHIPNHKFTVSVVRNLSQKSHWRIKTHLAISHLDVQKVNNIVADMRKVLAKNPQVEQQKLHRRVFLENVNPENQALMVLVSCFVKTSRFEEYLCVKESILLDLLRVVSHHRARLATPIRTFQKIYSEADLENAPFADTIFSHSRAATDRPFLLIEPAYKINGEEKAKASSCPVQNEAKDAKVEAASTSGSKVDSKAGSESILESSGDTVASTGASNASTKFQSRNVRQDNSIKNKNEEDPNETIRDAGKKTGDVISEDINQGASEKSPHTTSEKAEILSAPAKQDVERSVGPQPAVARPPLEENIVLGVALEGSKRTLPIEDETEAASLSAESKEMTASRNGSGSPAVGKDKKDGQMSAVPLPGANQID comes from the exons CAACAGGATGCTTGGAGTCTTTATCTTCTAAGCAGGGTGTGTGGACCAATAAATCCTGTATCTTCCAGGGGTGATGTTTTTCTGTGCCGATCTGTTTTGGTACCAGGTGGAGGAAATGAGATTCCTGTTCTGAAATCTGCTGCTGTGATTTTGACAaa GTCATATGATACATTACGCGGAAACCCTGTCGTACTTCAGCTCATCCAAGCAGCTGGAATTATTGCTTTTGCAGCATGGGGTATTGTGCCACTCATGCGTCTGGGCAGGGTTATATTCCTCAAT AGGACTGATAGTAGTTGGAAGAAAAGTAGTACAAACTATGTTCTGACCTCATATCTTCAACCATTGCTGCTATGGACTGGAGCAACACTTGTCTGCAG GGCGTTAGATCCAGTCGTTTTACCTTCAGAAGCAAGCCAGGCTGTAAAGCAACGGGTTTTGAATTTTGTACGATCATTATCAACAGTGCTGGCATTTGCCTATTGTTTATCAAG CTTTATCCAGCAGGCACAAAAATTCTTTATGGAGAAAAATGGTTCTGATTCCAGTGAAGCAAGAAAT ATGGGCTTCAATTTTGCTGGGAAAGCTGTTTATTCTGCGGTATGGGTTGCTGCTGTATCCTTGTTCATGGAGTTGCTTGGTTTCTCTACTCAGAAGTGGCTTACTGCTGGAGGTCTTGGTACGGTATTGCTCACACTTGCTGGTCGTGAG ATTTTTACAAACTTCCTTTCGAGTGTAATGATCCACACAACACGGCCATTTGTTGTCAATGAATGGATCCAAACAAAGATTGAAGGCTATGAAGTTTCTGGCACTGTTGAG CATGTGGGTTGGTGGTCACCCACAATTATAAGAGGAGATGATCGTGAAGCTGTTCACATTCCAAATCACAAGTTCACTGTTAGTGTGGTGAGGAATCTTAGTCAGAAGAGTCATTGGCGCATCAAGACCCACCTTGCTATCAGTCACTTGGATGTCCAAAAAGTTAAT AATATTGTAGCTGACATGCGCAAAGTTTTGGCCAAAAATCCTCAAGTAGAGCAGCAAAAGTTGCACAGAAGAGTTTTCTTGGAAAATGTAAACCCAGAAAATCAGGCTCTGATG GTTCTGGTATCTTGCTTTGTGAAAACTTCACGCTTTGAAGAGTACCTCTGTGTTAAG GAATCAATACTCCTGGATCTTCTCAGAGTTGTCAGCCATCATCGAGCTCGACTGGCCACTCCCATCCGGACATTTCAGAAAATTTACAGTGAGGCTGACTTGGAGAATGCACCTTTTGCTGACACGATTTTCTCGCATTCTAGAGCAGCTACTGATCGCCCATTTCTTCTCATTGAACCTGCTTATAAGATCAATGGTGAAGAGAAAGCTAAAGCTTCAAGTTGTCCAGTGCAAAATGAGGCAAAAGATGCGAAGGTTGAAGCAGCCTCAACATCTGGCTCCAAGGTAGATTCGAAGGCCGGATCAGAGTCAATTCTTGAGTCCAGTGGAGATACGGTAGCATCAACAGGTGCCTCCAATGCCAGTACAAAGTTCCAATCTAGGAATGTGAGGCAggataattcaattaaaaacaaaaatgaggaAGATCCaaatgaaacaattagagaTGCAGGGAAGAAGACAGGGGATGTAATTTCCGAAGACATTAATCAGGGAGCATCTGAGAAATCTCCACATACTACCAGTGAAAAAGCCGAAATTCTTTCAGCACCAGCGAAGCAAGATGTTGAGAGGTCTGTTGGACCACAACCTGCAGTAGCGAGGCCACCCTTGGAAGAGAACATTGTTCTTGGGGTTGCTCTTGAGGGCTCAAAAAGGACTCTTCCAATTGAGGATGAAACGGAAGCAGCTTCCCTGTCTGCAGAATCAAAAGAAATGACTGCCAGCCGCAATGGGAGTGGGTCTCCTGCTGTTGGCAAAGATAAGAAAGATGGTCAGATGTCGGCAGTTCCACTTCCTGGTGCCAATCAAATTGATTAG
- the LOC123229393 gene encoding mechanosensitive ion channel protein 3, chloroplastic isoform X1, with amino-acid sequence MTCTSSMQLSPRLKYYGNLGCCNVHAGVTGKERLHMVHINLSSRVMQQDAWSLYLLSRVCGPINPVSSRGDVFLCRSVLVPGGGNEIPVLKSAAVILTKSYDTLRGNPVVLQLIQAAGIIAFAAWGIVPLMRLGRVIFLNRTDSSWKKSSTNYVLTSYLQPLLLWTGATLVCRALDPVVLPSEASQAVKQRVLNFVRSLSTVLAFAYCLSSFIQQAQKFFMEKNGSDSSEARNMGFNFAGKAVYSAVWVAAVSLFMELLGFSTQKWLTAGGLGTVLLTLAGREIFTNFLSSVMIHTTRPFVVNEWIQTKIEGYEVSGTVEHVGWWSPTIIRGDDREAVHIPNHKFTVSVVRNLSQKSHWRIKTHLAISHLDVQKVNNIVADMRKVLAKNPQVEQQKLHRRVFLENVNPENQALMVLVSCFVKTSRFEEYLCVKESILLDLLRVVSHHRARLATPIRTFQKIYSEADLENAPFADTIFSHSRAATDRPFLLIEPAYKINGEEKAKASSCPVQNEAKDAKVEAASTSGSKVDSKAGSESILESSGDTVASTGASNASTKFQSRNVRQDNSIKNKNEEDPNETIRDAGKKTGDVISEDINQGASEKSPHTTSEKAEILSAPAKQDVERSVGPQPAVARPPLEENIVLGVALEGSKRTLPIEDETEAASLSAESKEMTASRNGSGSPAVGKDKKDGQMSAVPLPGANQID; translated from the exons CAACAGGATGCTTGGAGTCTTTATCTTCTAAGCAGGGTGTGTGGACCAATAAATCCTGTATCTTCCAGGGGTGATGTTTTTCTGTGCCGATCTGTTTTGGTACCAGGTGGAGGAAATGAGATTCCTGTTCTGAAATCTGCTGCTGTGATTTTGACAaa GTCATATGATACATTACGCGGAAACCCTGTCGTACTTCAGCTCATCCAAGCAGCTGGAATTATTGCTTTTGCAGCATGGGGTATTGTGCCACTCATGCGTCTGGGCAGGGTTATATTCCTCAAT AGGACTGATAGTAGTTGGAAGAAAAGTAGTACAAACTATGTTCTGACCTCATATCTTCAACCATTGCTGCTATGGACTGGAGCAACACTTGTCTGCAG GGCGTTAGATCCAGTCGTTTTACCTTCAGAAGCAAGCCAGGCTGTAAAGCAACGGGTTTTGAATTTTGTACGATCATTATCAACAGTGCTGGCATTTGCCTATTGTTTATCAAG CTTTATCCAGCAGGCACAAAAATTCTTTATGGAGAAAAATGGTTCTGATTCCAGTGAAGCAAGAAAT ATGGGCTTCAATTTTGCTGGGAAAGCTGTTTATTCTGCGGTATGGGTTGCTGCTGTATCCTTGTTCATGGAGTTGCTTGGTTTCTCTACTCAGAAGTGGCTTACTGCTGGAGGTCTTGGTACGGTATTGCTCACACTTGCTGGTCGTGAG ATTTTTACAAACTTCCTTTCGAGTGTAATGATCCACACAACACGGCCATTTGTTGTCAATGAATGGATCCAAACAAAGATTGAAGGCTATGAAGTTTCTGGCACTGTTGAG CATGTGGGTTGGTGGTCACCCACAATTATAAGAGGAGATGATCGTGAAGCTGTTCACATTCCAAATCACAAGTTCACTGTTAGTGTGGTGAGGAATCTTAGTCAGAAGAGTCATTGGCGCATCAAGACCCACCTTGCTATCAGTCACTTGGATGTCCAAAAAGTTAAT AATATTGTAGCTGACATGCGCAAAGTTTTGGCCAAAAATCCTCAAGTAGAGCAGCAAAAGTTGCACAGAAGAGTTTTCTTGGAAAATGTAAACCCAGAAAATCAGGCTCTGATG GTTCTGGTATCTTGCTTTGTGAAAACTTCACGCTTTGAAGAGTACCTCTGTGTTAAG GAATCAATACTCCTGGATCTTCTCAGAGTTGTCAGCCATCATCGAGCTCGACTGGCCACTCCCATCCGGACATTTCAGAAAATTTACAGTGAGGCTGACTTGGAGAATGCACCTTTTGCTGACACGATTTTCTCGCATTCTAGAGCAGCTACTGATCGCCCATTTCTTCTCATTGAACCTGCTTATAAGATCAATGGTGAAGAGAAAGCTAAAGCTTCAAGTTGTCCAGTGCAAAATGAGGCAAAAGATGCGAAGGTTGAAGCAGCCTCAACATCTGGCTCCAAGGTAGATTCGAAGGCCGGATCAGAGTCAATTCTTGAGTCCAGTGGAGATACGGTAGCATCAACAGGTGCCTCCAATGCCAGTACAAAGTTCCAATCTAGGAATGTGAGGCAggataattcaattaaaaacaaaaatgaggaAGATCCaaatgaaacaattagagaTGCAGGGAAGAAGACAGGGGATGTAATTTCCGAAGACATTAATCAGGGAGCATCTGAGAAATCTCCACATACTACCAGTGAAAAAGCCGAAATTCTTTCAGCACCAGCGAAGCAAGATGTTGAGAGGTCTGTTGGACCACAACCTGCAGTAGCGAGGCCACCCTTGGAAGAGAACATTGTTCTTGGGGTTGCTCTTGAGGGCTCAAAAAGGACTCTTCCAATTGAGGATGAAACGGAAGCAGCTTCCCTGTCTGCAGAATCAAAAGAAATGACTGCCAGCCGCAATGGGAGTGGGTCTCCTGCTGTTGGCAAAGATAAGAAAGATGGTCAGATGTCGGCAGTTCCACTTCCTGGTGCCAATCAAATTGATTAG
- the LOC123229394 gene encoding O-fucosyltransferase 31, with product MKLLYHYQNQSQRMAFLGLLVILFPIFLPNLFGPLGRASPSIFSEWNAPKPRHLSLLKGALRRQFSFKRQSEVWSPLPNQDWKPCVESTTTPPLPKKSQGYIQVFLDGGLNQQRMGICDAVAVAKILNATLVIPHLEVNPVWQDSSSFADIFDVEHFIYSLRDEISIVKELPSEYSWSSREYYATGIRATRIKTAPVHASPNWYVESVLPVLQSYGIAAIAPFSHRLAFDNLPTDIQRLRCKVNFQALVFVRHIRVLGDIIVHRLRHPPAKLHTSGTELLRERIDDDEVTGAGKFVVLHLRFDKDMAAHSACDFGGGKAEKLALAKYRQVIWQGRVLNAQFTDEELRNQGRCPLTPEEIGLLLAALGFNNSTRLYLASHKVYGGEARISTLQKLFPLMEDKKSIASAEELAMVDGKASLLAAVDYYVSMQSDVFISASPGNMHNALVAHRAYLNLKTIRPNMTLLGKLFLNKSMEWSEFQHAVLGGHKNRQGQLRLRKAKQSIYTYPAPDCMCQA from the exons ATGAAACTCTTGTACCATTACCAGAATCAATCTCAGAGAATGGCTTTCCTTGGACTGTTGGTCATCCTTTTCCCCATTTTTCTTCCTAATTTGTTTGGCCCCTTAGGTCGTGCCTCTCCTTCTATCTTCTCT GAGTGGAACGCGCCAAAACCCAGACACTTGTCTCTGCTAAAGGGAGCTTTACGTAGACAATTT TCATTTAAACGACAATCTGAAGTCTGGTCTCCATTACCCAATCAAGACTGGAAACCTTGTGTTGAATCCACAACTACACCTC CATTGCCTAAAAAGTCTCAAGGTTATATTCAAGTATTTCTTGATGGTGGATTAAATCAGCAAAGAATGGGG ATATGCGATGCGGTTGCTGTTGCCAAAATATTAAATGCAACCCTGGTGATCCCACACCTCGAAGTGAATCCAGTTTGGCAAGATTCAAG CTCATTTGCTGACATATTTGATGTGGAACACTTTATTTATTCCTTGCGCGATGAAATTTCAATAGTTAAAGAGCTGCCAAGTGAATACTCTTGGAGCTCTCGCGAGTATTATGCTACTGGTATACGAGCCACAAGAATTAAAACTGCACCTGTTCATGCTTCACCTAATTGGTATGTGGAAAGTGTCCTGCCCGTGTTACAGAG TTATGGCATTGCTGCTATAGCCCCATTCTCTCATCGTTTAGCTTTTGACAACTTGCCAACAGACATCCAACGCCTACGTTGTAAAGTCAACTTTCAAGCATTAGTTTTCGTTCGCCATATTAGGGTGTTGGGAGATATCATTGTTCATCGCCTCCGTCATCCTCCTGCCAAACTTCATACTTCAGGGACTGAGCTCCTTCGGGAGAGAATAGATGATGATGAGGTCACAGGAGCGGGGAAGTTTGTTGTGTTACATCTTCGCTTTGATAAA GATATGGCCGCTCATTCAGCTTGTGATTTTGGTGGTGGAAAAGCCGAAAAACTGGCATTGGCCAAATACCGCCAGGTAATTTGGCAGGGCAGAGTCTTAAACGCACAGTTCACTGATGAAGAGTTGAGAAATCAGGGGCGTTGCCCATTAACTCCAGAAGAAATTGGGTTGCTGCTAGCAGCTTTGGGCTTCAACAATAGCACTCGCCTCTATCTTGCTTCACACAAG gtttATGGTGGAGAAGCCAGGATCTCAACTTTACAAAAATTGTTTCCATTAATGGAAGATAAGAAGAGTATTGCCTCTGCAGAGGAACTGGCCATGGTCGATGGCAAGGCTTCTTTGTTGGCAGCTGTTGACTACTATGTAAGCATGCAGAGTGACGTCTTCATTTCTGCTTCTCCAGGCAACATGCACAATGCTTTG GTTGCACACCGAGCTTACTTGAATTTGAAGACCATAAGACCAAATATGACACTATTGGGCAAGCTCTTCCTGAACAAGAGCATGGAATGGTCAGAGTTTCAGCATGCAGTTCTTGGTGGGCATAAAAATAGACAAGGGCAGCTAAGGCTACGAAAAGCGAAACAATCCATATATACGTATCCTGCTCCCGATTGCATGTGTCAAGCTTAA